ATGAATACCAGATAAAGCTGCGTAAGCTCATTGAGACCAAGATCTCCGGCAAGGAAATCGTCGCCGCGGAGCCCGAGAGTGCCGGCAAAGTGATCGACCTGATGGAGGCCCTCAAAGCCAGCGTGGAGAAAATCCAAAAAGCGAAGGAACCGGCGTAATTTTATGACTGCAAAACTCAACGCATACAAACAAAAAAGAATTTTATAAGAACCTCGGAACCGGCTTGGTGGATACCGGCGTGTCGCCGGGACTGCCGCAGGCGATGATTTGCCGGCCGTCGGCAAAGACCCTGGCGGAGGCGCTGTGCTGATACAGGTTATTTTTATCCCATAATTTCTTGGGTCCAGCGCGTCATTCCCAGCTTCAGGCGTTTTTAGCAGCAGGTGAATACCCGGAACGGCAAGACTGACGACCATTATCAGTAACATGGTATAAAAAAAGAACTTTTGTCCAATGGTATTGTTCATTGCAGGTAAAAACAACGCCGGGTATCTTCGCCCGGCGCGTCACATTTTTAATTCAAAATCGTAACCGCTGTGGTCGTCTTCCTTCTGGCCCGGCGCAACTTTTTCTTTCTGCCGGTTTGGAAACGGGCCTTGCGGTGGCGTCGGTCACGGGAGGAGTGTTTGCAGTCCGTTCCAAAGCGTGCCCCAGCTGTACCATACCGCCAAGAGCACCAACAAGATTACTGGGATTAGCAGCCACGCCGGGCTGAGGTGCGGCAGACGCAGCCGCGGGAGCAAGATATGCCGCTCTCTCCGTTTCCCAGCCTGTGGGAGAGTCTCCCGTATCGCCGTCACATCCCGCGCTAGCGCCGCGATTTGCTCCTGTGTCGGATACGTTCTCGGCCTCTGCGAAAGCTCCCGCAACAGGTCCGCCTGCGCCGCCACGCGGCGATTTAGCGAGGCCAGCGTTTGAAGCAGTTCCACCCACTCCCCCTGCGTCGGATGTGGCTCCGGCTGTGTCACGTCAGCGAACCCTGCGGGTGATTCAACCGCTTTAATTCCTCCATGGACAATTCTCTCCCGGATTCGGAACTCACGTTCCATCGCCTCCTTCAAGTATCTTTCGTCATGTAGCCGGTCGTCCCGGCATTTCATACCACCGGGCAGCGTGTAGGTGATACTCTTTCTGGAGTCCTGCCAGCGGACGTTGTAACCCTCGCTGCGCATGAGCGTGATGAACTCATCCTTGCTCTCGGCATAGCGCATGCACTCGTCAATGTCGCCCATGAGCCGGAACTTCCAGCTCTCGCCGCGCGCGGCGGCGTGGTACTCGGCTGTGGACATGGATTTAACTTTTTTCTTTTTTCTGGCCTTTCTGAAATACCGGCAAGCCAAACATCTCGCCCACCTGATCGTTACGCTTCCGGAGCTCGATCAGCTCCGGCTCGCTGATGTGAAGCTTTCGCCCGTCCTCCAGCGATACGCTGTTGATGATAAAGTGCGAGTGGATGTGGCCGCGGTCGGTATGGGTACAGACCAGCACCTCGCGTCCCGCGAAATACTTGGCCAGTTCCATTGCCGCGGCGTGCGCCGTGACCGGGTCGACATCGGCGCCTTTCGGGAAGGACTGCACCATGTGGAAGAACAGCGTGCCGCCGTCCTTGTGATAGAGGAGCTTGGTGCCAAGAAAATCATCATAGGCGCTCTCCGGCATGCGCTGACCAGAGAGTGTCCCTGCCACAGCGTTTTTTCCTCCCGCATCGTGTACCCCATGACCGCCGCCATGCAGGGGCGGTTCTGTCCCTTCGGATAATCCGTAAAACTGATGATGGCTATTTGCGTTTGATGGTATCCAAATCCGCTTTTGAGATTCGGATGCTGAATGTGGTGTCTTTCATATAATCAGTCCTTTCATAAACTCTCGTCCCTCGGAGAGCGGAGGGGAAGGTCGAAGGGGAACTGGTTCCCCTTCGAAGTTGCGCCGACGAAGGCGGTAACAGCACTTCCGCAGAAGTGCTCGCAACTTGAAGTGGGCGCGGGCTTCTGCCCGCAAAAAAAGCGTTTGGCGGGGCGGCGGCTGTGCCGACGTCCAGACAAACGCGATGCTGGCTCTCTCGCTCTCTCGCCGAAGCGAGAGAAATCTTCGGCCTGCGCTTTCCTTCCCCGGCTGCAGTACGTCAAGAGCAGGAAGCTGCGTCAAGGGCAGACGCAACACGATCCTTCTGACCTTGGACGTGGTTCCCGGCCCGTGTGAACTGCCGGGCAAATTACCTCGCATAAAACCACCCGCAAGGACGCGCGACAGTCCCGAATGGAGATTTTCAGTTCCATTATCCTGCGCCTCCGTTTTGAAAATCAAACTTGAATTTACTAACATTTGTTAGTATAATGGGCCAGATAAAACAAGATCAGTTAGCTAAGGAGAAGTCGGAAATGCAGAGCTTAACCGGAACAAAAGAAAAAATCCTTGATGTTGCCGTCGATCTGATTTCCAGGCATGGTTATAATGGGGTGTCTGTCAGACAAATTGCCCATGGCGTGGGCATCAAGGAAAGCTCCATCTACAACCACTTCAAAAACAAGGAGGATATCCTCAATTGCATATTCGACTGTTTCCATGAGGGAATGCAGGCGAAAAGGCCGGATACAAAAGATCTGGCGTATGAGCTCGAATTTATGGATCCCAAGGAGATTTTCAAGCTGTTGTTCATTCAATACGTGAAAAACAGAGGCTCAAGAATTGACAAAGCGGCCACAATTATATGGATGGAACAGCATATCAATCAAAGAGCCAGGAACTTTGTCAGAAGATTCATGCTCAAGGAACCGACGGATTATTATGAGTCCATCCTTCGGGCCATGGCGGAAAACGGGAAAATACACGACGGCGCCGATCTGAGGATCGCGGCCGAAGAATTGAATTACGGGGCTCTCGGCATTTTTTTAGAGCTTTCGGTTATCGTTGGGGAATGTGGTGACGCGGGCGCTATGATTCAGAAATTGTCCGACCATGTGGATTTTGTATTTGAGCGCCTCGAAAAACCTGACAAGAGTATCCCGACGAGGAGGTGACCGGCGTGACAAAAACCGGGCGGGGCGGAAGAAAGAACATCCCCGCATCTTTTTTTGCACTGTTTGGTTCAAAAGACAATATCAACATCCGGCATGTGCGGTGGAAGCATCTGAAATACATGCTGATTTTCCCTTTAGCGCCCGTTTTCGCCAACATGCAGGGCGCGTTATTCAGCGATTCGATCCGCCTTTTCGGCTTGGACGCCATGACGCTGATGGGAAGCGCCTATTGTGTCGGTGCGGCGGCATTGTTTGCTTTGACGAGCGTTAAAAACATGGAGAAGATTTCCCGCATCTGTGCGCTGATAACGGCATCCGCCTTTATCCCTTGGCTTATGACTGGCGAAAGCCAGCCAAACCTGCTGCTGGCAATCCTTTTCATGTTCGGCTTGGGCGGCTGCGCCGCCTGCGCGGCATTTGCCTATACCTTCGCCCTCAACAATACAGAACGGCTGCTTGGCGCTGCGATGATTTCTTTGTTCTTCACGCTTAACCAGCTTGATTCCGGGCTGTCCCTCTTATCGGGCCTTTTTGACAAGACTTACTTAACGGCGCTTGTCACGGGCTCCTGCATCTGCCTCTTTCTATACAAAACAAGCGATTTTCACGCCGCCGAAGACAGACCCAGAGCAACGCTGAACCCCGCCCTTAGATTGACGCTCTATTTTTTTGTCGCCCATTGCTTTGTGGAAATATTTTATACTTACCTGCCCGGGGCGTCAGCGCCGGAAGCTATGGTGGCAAACGGCGCGGCGGGCATTCTGGTGGTTTGCCTTGCCGTCGTTTTGCAGCTGACTACCAAACGTAGCATTTGGAATATGTGCAATGTGTTTTTTATCGCCATGATCTGCACCTATATCCTTTATTTCATGCCGGAAGGCTCTCTCCTGAGAAACGCTGCCCGCTTTCTGCACGGCTTCGAGCAGATGGGATACATTGCGTCTTATTACCTGCTCGGTTGTGTGTTCAAAAAGCACGGCGATTTTCGTATTTTCAAGCTGAGTCTGGTTGCGAGCTTGTTGTTCACCATGCTTTCCTATGTAATCCCTGGAATATTTTCTTCTTACGCGCCCGCAATGCTGCCGCTTGCGGCAACACTGTTCTCCGGTGTCGTGTTTATCCTGTTTATCCTTCTGTCTCCCGCCTATTCAAAACACCTGTTTTTTACCGAATGGTCGGATGATTTTTTCTGCGTGGACATGACGGAGGCCGCTCAAAAGGTGGAACAGTCGAACAGGTTGGAGGGCCTCAGCCTGTCGCCGCGCGAAAAAGAGATCGCGGCGCTGCTTTTGTACGGCCGGTCCGCGAAAGAAATCGCCGGAGAACTTGGTATCACCACCAACACCGTTAATTTCCACATCAAGAATCTGCACAAAAAACTAAATATCAGCAATCGTTCGGAACTGTTTGCCCGGTTCAGCGTTCCCGTGCTGCCTCCTGACAGAAAAGAATGACCTGAAATCATATACGCCTTACGATTTTACATATGCTGTGGCAAAAGGCGGCCCTGACCCCGATCAAGGCTGTTTTTTTATGCCCGCCTACCATGTTTGGTAGCTTTGCAAAGTCTTCTGTCCTCTGTAAGATGGAATCAGAACGGGGGTATTGTCATGGAACAGGACAAAGGACGCGATCATGCGGCTGATGCCGTCATGACTTTAACGCCGCGCGAAAAGCAGGTTTTTTATATGCTTCTGAAGGGCATGAAGGCAAAGGAAATCTTTTTGAGGATGTCCATCAGCGTTTAAGGCACAAACTACTTTGTCAAAAAGATATACAGGAAACTGCATGTCAATAGCAAACCCGAACTGGTCCTGCGGTATTTCGATTTCCGGTAACTCTGAGATGAATGGGAGATAAGGACATGAAACTATTTAAGAATGCAATTCATTGGGTACTGACGCAGTTCCGGACACATAACGTCCGGTCGCTGCTGGTCACAATCCCCGCTTTGGTGCTCGTCACGGTAGGCATCCTGTGGGCCTGCGGCGTATTTGAGGCTTTTTTCTATCTGCCGAACCGTGCGTATATCCTCGCTGAAACCGAACGAAAGGAGCCTGAAACGCTCGAAGAGATGCTGCACTTATTAAGCGGGCCCGACGTCGACACGCTGCTGCGAAACCCGGCCATCGCGCAGGAGCTTCTTTCGGCCGGGACGCTCACCGACATCGTCGACTCGTGCCTCGCGCTGAACAATCTGAAGAGCCTCGACCGGCAGCTGTCTGAGCGGCTTGAGGAGCCGCCGGAAATGGCACAGACGGCCCCGTTATCGGCTGGGGGGCCGCCACAGGTGGCTCAGCTGCTGCCGGCGGATAGCGGACAGAAAGCGGCCGTTATCCCGCTTATTTACAAGCCGGGCGAAATGGCGGCAACCCTGCTTTCCGCACAGGAAGCCCTCAAACAGCAGGCCGAAGTGCTTTCAAACCTGAAAACCGCAACGACAAAGCTCCTGACACCGCCGGCATACGGCGATCTTGTGGCCATTCCCTCCACCATTAATATGAAGGGCGTGTGGCAATCCCCCGATGAAGCGCTCGTCCACATGATCCCTTCGGGCGACTGGCTGCCGGAGCAGGGCTACAAGCTCTACCGCGAGGTGAACGGCCAGAGCGAGCTGATCGCCGAGCAGCTCGCGTCGCCGGAGCGCGGCCTTAACGGAGGCATCGCGGAGGTGGAAGGCTGGGAAGTGGACGACGTGGAAGAGTATGAAAAATATAAGGGTCAGAATATCAATTTGATCCAGGAGATGTATAAACAGGCCGAGCTGACGCAGGATAAGCTGACTTCGCTGGACATGAGCGCCGACGAATTCCGTGACATGGCCTACCGTACCGACACGCTGGCACAAAGGCCCCGCATACCCGGTAAGATTGACTTTAAGAAGATGCAAGAAGCGCGCCGCGCCGTTTCCAACGGAATCGAGCAGAAAATCCCGGAGACCGACCTCATGCTGGGCCAGCCCATCTATGTGCTAGGCCGGCAGGAAAACAGTGCTCTTACAAGCGCGGCGATCAAATCGTCCATCTGGGAGAAGTTTTCCGTCAACCAGTCCGAGCCGGCATCGGGCATCAGCGCGCTTCAAGCCCTCGACGCAAGCAAGTTCCAGCTTGCCCAGGGGGTGCTCGCGGCGAGGCAGCAGCTTGCGACACTCAGTTTTGTCGACGACGAATTTGCCGAAGCCGCCGGGTTTTTGATCCGTGACGACTTATCGAATCTGAACCTGCCGGACGGCGCCAAGATAACCTACCGCGTCGAAGCGCCCAGGGGCGGGGTATCGTCGCTTTCCGTCACGCGCGGCGCGCAGAACAATCTGAGCAAGCCGCAGGGGCTGATGGGCTACGGGGTAGACGGCAAGGTGCCGCTGCGCTGGGATCAGGCGGAAAGCCCGGAGGAAAGAGGCATACTCAGCGGATATTTCATCGAGCGCAAGCTTGACGGCGAGAGCGGGTTTACCCAAATTAACAAGGAGCCGGTCGTCATTTCCTACATGCTCGACGAAACCGGCGCCTACCTCGAGTCACCCGTCTTCTTCGAGGACGAGGTGGAAAACGGCAGAATCGCCCAGTACCGCATCCGCTCCATCGACATCTTCGGGCGCACGAGCGAATATTCCGACGTTCTCAAGGAGTTTAAGGTCGAAAAGGTGACGCCGCCGAACGCGCCCACCGTCGAGCCCCCCGTGCTGTCCGACGACGCCGAGGGCGCGTCGCTTGCCGTGGGGGATGCCATCGCGCTCAACGCGGGCAAACGCGGGATCGTGCTGCCGGTATTCACCGATTCGGCGGACACGGTTCGTTTTACGGTCTACCGCGCGGTCGCCGTCGGCGCAAAGGGCTTCGGAGCGCCTGAGCCGATTGCCAACCTGACCTATGACAACCCGATGGCCAAGGCATTCGCCGGTTCAGAACCGATGCAGGTGGAAATACCGCGCCCTGACGGAGGATTTGATGTTGGGTTCATTCCCTCAGAGCAGGCGCAAGCGCAGGCGCCTCTCACTGTACAGAAAAAACTCAATAAAGCGAAGCAGGTGCTGCTGTCAAACGTTTTTAGATCGTATCCAAATCTGATCTATTTCGACGCCGATATCGAAGAGGGCCGTACATACAAATACTGGGTCTCAGCGTGGGACTCGTGGAACAACGAGAGCGCGTGGTCGCAGTCGGCCGCAGCTTTCGTGCCCACCGGCGCCGAGCCGAAAATTCCCGGCGGGCTTACCATCTCGATGCATTCCCGCGAGCTTCCCGATTACTCACAGGATCCTCCCGGAATCCTGCAGGAGGACCTGATCTCTTTCGATCAGCTTAAGACGGACGCCGGTCTGCCCAAGCGGCCATACGCCACTGATATCATCACCGACACCGTCAGAAACGCCGAAGCGGCAGGTATCCGCATCGGGAAGTTTATCACAGACTCTCCCGGCCTCTCGGCCGGCAGCAGTTTGC
This genomic interval from Clostridia bacterium contains the following:
- a CDS encoding helix-turn-helix transcriptional regulator produces the protein MTKTGRGGRKNIPASFFALFGSKDNINIRHVRWKHLKYMLIFPLAPVFANMQGALFSDSIRLFGLDAMTLMGSAYCVGAAALFALTSVKNMEKISRICALITASAFIPWLMTGESQPNLLLAILFMFGLGGCAACAAFAYTFALNNTERLLGAAMISLFFTLNQLDSGLSLLSGLFDKTYLTALVTGSCICLFLYKTSDFHAAEDRPRATLNPALRLTLYFFVAHCFVEIFYTYLPGASAPEAMVANGAAGILVVCLAVVLQLTTKRSIWNMCNVFFIAMICTYILYFMPEGSLLRNAARFLHGFEQMGYIASYYLLGCVFKKHGDFRIFKLSLVASLLFTMLSYVIPGIFSSYAPAMLPLAATLFSGVVFILFILLSPAYSKHLFFTEWSDDFFCVDMTEAAQKVEQSNRLEGLSLSPREKEIAALLLYGRSAKEIAGELGITTNTVNFHIKNLHKKLNISNRSELFARFSVPVLPPDRKE
- a CDS encoding relaxase/mobilization nuclease domain-containing protein, which gives rise to MAGTLSGQRMPESAYDDFLGTKLLYHKDGGTLFFHMVQSFPKGADVDPVTAHAAAMELAKYFAGREVLVCTHTDRGHIHSHFIINSVSLEDGRKLHISEPELIELRKRNDQVGEMFGLPVFQKGQKKEKS
- a CDS encoding LuxR C-terminal-related transcriptional regulator is translated as MEQDKGRDHAADAVMTLTPREKQVFYMLLKGMKAKEIFLRMSISV
- a CDS encoding TetR/AcrR family transcriptional regulator — protein: MNLLTFVSIMGQIKQDQLAKEKSEMQSLTGTKEKILDVAVDLISRHGYNGVSVRQIAHGVGIKESSIYNHFKNKEDILNCIFDCFHEGMQAKRPDTKDLAYELEFMDPKEIFKLLFIQYVKNRGSRIDKAATIIWMEQHINQRARNFVRRFMLKEPTDYYESILRAMAENGKIHDGADLRIAAEELNYGALGIFLELSVIVGECGDAGAMIQKLSDHVDFVFERLEKPDKSIPTRR